In the genome of Harmonia axyridis chromosome 4, icHarAxyr1.1, whole genome shotgun sequence, the window GGCCACATATTTATACCTAAGGCATAGGTCAAAAGCTTCTGGCTTCTATACCTGACTCATAATATCTGCACATAtttataaatgaatgaatgaatcgtTCGAAATTTATGAACCTGATCTTTCAGTTTCTGATTGTGTGAAcagatggaaaattttgagagaaaaatatgctaaggAAAGGAAATATAGGAAAAGTAACCCAGATGGACGTAAATGGTACTTATTCGAgaaattgtcatttctagaagCCCACGTCTTTAAGAAGTAAGTATTTATAGATTGAATTAAAggataattttttgaatgcaCTATTATTGCTTTATTTTGCAATTTATTCCatcaaatattcagaaaaataaacACCAATCCAGATTTTCTATGAAGCACCCTTCAATacttttataaatttatttatgaGAAAACGTTCAGAAACAGTGTTTTCCAAGTTTATTTACTCCTAGTTTTAAAATTGTTTCGAAATTGTTCACCCCATAATTAAAGAGACACATTTTTCTCCCAATATATTAGAAGATAGACTGTAAAGTAAATTGTATTTTTCTAGAGTTGTTTGGTTGGAAATAAGGAGAAATGTCCATCCACTAAACCATTTATTTGAAACCatcaaattatttctgaaaCCTTGTTGATACCAATTGTGATAAGTATTTTCTCAATTGTTTATAACCTTTTTTGTTGAGATGCGTGAAAATGCCTGATTTGTGTAACGGCGAGCTGCGTATTGAATTTTCACTGTGATTTCAACTCCCGCTCCCTTCCAACCGGTTTTTCTGTCGCGCTTGATGCGAGATAATAATTCACAGATACAACATAATGAACGAAAATTCAACTtatctttatacagggtggtcgaGCTGACTCCctgatttttaaattcaataaaaacaaattccaaTTTCCAACATAGACAGTGTGGTCCAActaaaacttaacacctcggttttccggctttaaaataaaaatgtgggAAATCACTCGgatccgtcaatttctgattcgggggaacaacttttccgctcttcGCATCCCCGTAACTGCAACCCCGTAACGGGGGTgagtacaaccccttgattttgaatagggatgaggagGTCTGTGTTTCCGCCCATTTGGCCGGTCTTTCTGCTGGCATCCTCTCCACATGGTCTTTCCAGAACCTCAGGCTTAAGTTATGCTACGAAAACTGAATTGGGGAATTTCTGTGGTTTGGCTGCCGtgtgttattatttattataaaggcaacttgaagattttttcatagGGAATGTTGAAAAACACATCGTAGCAgaacaaccttatgttgtttttaagaatcgaggatgaaatatgaaaaggcgatCAACAAACTGAGCCGACTTGCCGCCTCTCAAATAGATGCgtctgaaacagtcgcttcactgtttcacccctaacgccggccctgcctATTGTGGTGGGTTGTTGCTCGATTTCCCagataattcatttaaaatggctccaactgaaaaattcaaataacagTCTATGAAAAGAGATTTGAGTGATTTGACCAAAGAAAAAGTTAAGCTTCCATGTGGTAGGCATAATCATTTTATCATCAGAACAGAAGAGGGAAAAATAGTGTTTGTATGAAGGCTTTCGATGTTGCCGTTAGGATACATTTCTCAAATGAGAGGATGAATATGCAATTGGAAGCGAATCGACAAATAAAATACCTGAACACCTCTGCACAAAAGACCTAAATCTTCTAACTTCATAAAAAATATCCtttgcattattattattattcttccttCAGCTAGGGAATTCTCCATTTGCTTAGTCTCTTTCGGTGGTCTTCCATTGAGTCCTGAATGATTGAAGGTGTATGCAATTCTATATGACTCCATCCTATCAACAATAAGGTCTCTCCATTCCTTCCTTCTTTGCCTACACCACTTGACAATATCCTTTATACCAGACTTTTCTCTTATTGACTTGCTGGTCTGTTTTTCTCTCAATTTTACATCTGACATCCTCCTCAAGATTTTCATTTCTAAAGATCTGAGCTTCTGTTTGGTTGTCTATGTTTTACCGCACGGGTTTATAAGGCGTAGGTCATAACTGTGCGCACCATTGCTCTGTAGAGTATCACCTTACTTTCCTTGATAATGTATTTGTTTTTCCAAACCATTATGTTTGGATACCCATTTATCTGCGCTGTCTTTACGGCTTGCTGTCGGACTTCTGCATAGAGATCTCTGTGACTGGTGATTTAAACTCCTAGATATTGGAAGACCATTGTCTGTTGAATGACGGTGTTTTCCAGTTCTAGTTTGCATCGACCAGGTTCTTTACTTATCACCATACATTTAGTTTTGTCACCAGATATCTTAATGTTGTATTGTTTGCTGATAATATTGCACAGATGTAGTAACCTCAACAGATCATCCTCACAATCCGCTAAAAGAAGCACATCAATGTTTATAACAATGCAAACAATGTTTATGTTCAGGATTCTAATGTGGATTCCTTTCTTTCCTTTCAAAGATTAAGTTATGCGATCCATTATCAGACTAAAGAAGGGGCTTAGTGAATCTCCTTATCTCATACCTATGCATGTTTATACTCATAGTGATAAGTTTTGTGATTCCATCAATTGTTTTGACTCTAGTtgatatattattgcattatgaCATTCAAATTCAAAGGTCATTTTAATCGTTGAATTATATGAAAGATCCCTTTATTTCAAGAAACATTTCGACCAAGTTTTTGAGTGCTTGTTAAAATACCGAATTCTTAATATAAACATCTTTCGACTCATTACAGAAAGTACAGCTTCACATACCCATATGCCAGCTAAAGTTTAAATATCCCCTTGTTTCcagatatatttgttttatgTTTCCTCAATTCTTGTTACAATATTGATATTTGAtctaattatttttcaacttattACAGAAGGTATTCACATACCCATATGCCAGCTAGAGTTCCTAGAGGATTTTTGAACAATGATGCAGCTAATCCTCTGAGAGATGATATGTACTCGTCTTCTAAGTCAGTTGTAAATGATAATCAGGCTCAAGGATTGGTGTTAGAGTCAAGAGGACCGAAGTCAAAtgctgaatatgatatgattctTGACCAAATGAGTACACGTCAGTTTTTTGAGGACAATAATGGAACAATAgatgatatttttgtttcaagtgttATTGAAGAATCACTTAAGGACGAAGATGAATTATTTGCACTAACTATTGCAGCTGAATTGAAGAGAATCACtaattctaggaaaaaaattaaGCTGAAAGCGGAtatttacaaattgcttcaagCAAATTTGCAACAGTAAGAAAAGGAGATTCTTAGTTACTAGATGTTATACATTATCTTAAAATTGGAACATATTATACTTAAAagctaaaaataaaaattataccctgtatttcgaatgaAGTGTAATATTTCAAACCTTGAACCTGAAGTCCAGAGACAACAAagttttgttttaatttcagtaAATTTAAGTTTTTTTATAGGGTATAATAAACCTAGATTTGGGCTTGTGTTATGGGAAAAAAGGATAAAAATAAAAGCTTGATAAAAATATGGGATCTATTGATCAAAACTTTCTATTCAtcataatatataaataaataaataaaaaaaaactattacaCTTAGTTATCTACTGTTTCTCTGAAAAAATGTTAGCTACTATTAATAGTCAAAGCATCAATATGTTCGCTTATTATATGTTTATCAAATTCACTTTGCGTAGAACCAACATATTTGTCACAAGTTGGACATTTGAAGAGTTTTGCCAAATGTTCATCAGTTTTTACATGTTCTTGTAGCACTTTTTCCGAATGAAAAGATACATTGCATAAGTCACAAGTGTACTTTGATTCACCATAACGCTTCATATGTGTAGTCAGACAACTGGACTGCGAGAATGACttgctgcaaattttacacacaAAGGGTTTTTCTCCTGTATGGGATCTTTTATGAACTATTAACGTACTTGAGCCATtaaaacctgaaaaaaatacgtaatttttataaaataacacatacattttcagtaaaaaaaagTAGGTtgtagaaaatatatttcatatttatttctacCCTCAAAAAAATGATTAACGAAGAGCTgttgaataatcaataaatcaaattaaatatttcctGAAACATCTTCCAACAACCTTCGGCATTCAAgatgaaaatcaaaagatctgCTAGGAATATTTTATCTAGGAAATGTTCAAAagatttcccaaaaaaaaattatggaagaGCTTTAGCAATGGGCTAGTATGAGAAAAACATAATTACCTTTATTGCATATATCACAACGATGAGATTTTTCACCTGTGTGTGTTCTCATGTGCTTTGTTAGTTCATTTGATTGGCAAAAAGCTTTAGAACAAACAGAGCACACATAAGGGCGTTCTCCAGTGTGGGTTCGTATATGTGCTATTAAATTTGAACCGGCCGAGAATGCTTTCCAACACATGGGACACTTATGAGGTCGTTCACCTGAAACATAATTAATACTTGGCTTGTAATTGATATCACAGAAGCACctaaatttatatatcataattcaagatcagaaaaaagTTAATGTATTTTATAGCATTAACAGAATCAATATTGCCTCAAAATTTATctttatatacagagtgttcctaaattgactgacgaaaatgagagattccttcaATAATTCTAGAAAAAAGAAATCCTATTAATAAGGACCAGCAAACCCGTTGTTTTTGAGGATActatgtttcttgtagtcctatttttGGTGATTATATAATCTTATCCAATCTTTATGAATTATTGCTACAGATCGAGAAAATGagcaccaaaactaataattatttattcatcacaggcTATTTACGGTAATTTGGTTTTTCCTGAGTATTTCGAGTGAATTATTGCTTGAAAGTAATGTTTGatttaaataaaggtagcaGATATAAGTTACAAAAAGTAgaaaatagaggtatgagaaaagaggtattttgaaatgtaatataAGAACTCCCATAAGGAATATATtatattgtttgaaattgatgagtgtcaatcagagaattatttatagaacattagatttaatattcaaggcaaggaatgaaatgttacctgaatatttgagtgaaaacctaaaatttgctaatgagatacataattataatacacgacgaTTTACATGGAgaaagttaatactacattaatgaataaatccacatttagcaggggattagttctcttcaataaactacctgaaattatcaaatattgcaataattataaagaatttaaaaaattgtttaatgaattatatttatgaaggaTTTAATcaagttagtggattacatttatattgttttcaatagccgagtgctatgTATAAAGAAAACAGCAGGCAACTAAATTTAAAGAACTCAAAAGCAAAAATTATTGTACTGATGAAGACCATTTTTGAATAGTTCgggataaaaaacatttttaactATTCACCTGTATGTGTCCTCATATGCTTCTCTAAATCCTGAGCTTGCACAAATCCTTTTGGACAGATTGTGCATTTAAAAGGCCTATCATTGTTATGCATTCTCATATGAATCTTATAGTTGCCACCATGCATGAATTCTTTGGTACAAACTGTACATTTATATGGCATATCTGTTTTGGAATGAATTTTCATATGTCTATTTTTCTTAgtcgaattcaaaaatattttgaaacaaacaGGACATTGGTTTGGATTCACTGGaggttttttcgaatttttcattttatctgaATTCTCCTCAATTGGATTATTCTCAGTAGTTATTTCTTTAGATACTGATGTTATCTGTTCAGGcatttgttgaatattttgtggaGTTTGGGATTGTATTTGTTGTATTGGTACTGAGgaaatcatctgaaaaaaaaaattgtgaatatcTGTATGACTATGATCAAGAGTAAAATATCCTCAACTGGGTACTCTTTTAAAGGTCACAGAATCAAAAGGACTTCATAATAAATACAGGGTTCTTATAAAGGAATTCGACGTAGCAGTGGACCTTGAAATTATTTATCTCTTTTCACAAAGGCTTGTTCCTGATTTGTCGATATGGGATCGGTGAAAACAATACCACACTACTTTCATTTACAAATCTGACATTATACATACCTAGCAAGGATATTTTATTTGACAAATCACCCCATATTCTCTTTATAATGATATAAACCagaatatttctcattttcttGGATTAAAACTACATGTTTGTCCGCAATTTTCTCAGCGATATGAAATCTGTGACTGTAAATATACTGATACCACTCCAAAAAGTCAGGAAAAGACCTGATACTGGTATCTATTCTatataacatttcaaaattcacaatcataaattttttattaattcttagtgaaattttgagaattttttacCTCCAAACCCTAGACAAGTAAATTAAAATATGTCAAAGACCACTACGatgtaaaaataattttcaaaagaccctttattattgaattcaattcattttcatttcatcacaTTAATGTCTTTACCTGATTATGCATCAAGGCAGGTTGCAAGGGCTGCAGTGTGATAGGATAGGATGTACTGTAtataacatttgaaatattataatttgaaatttgcagTGGAACGTGAATCGTAGAATTAGGTggattataattattaataggAACTAAATTGCCTTGCTGTATAGGTTGTCCATTCTGAATGTAGGAAGAGTCTTGAATGTAAGCATCAACAATATCACTATTACATTCAACATATCTACAGTCACTCTGAGTCTGCATATTATCTATTGAATTCTGTTGCAGTTGATCTTCATGGATATTTTGATGTTTATTCAGTTCCTCAAGCTGTTTATTGAGTACATCCTGATTGTTAATAGCTACTGAATGCTGATTCAAATCTTCTGAGTGTATTTGTTTTTCTTTAGATTTTAGTTGTTCAGTTTGTGCAACATAAGTTCTCAATTTAGAGTCAGACTTCTCGCATAGCTTTTTGAACTGAAAGGCAACATGTAACTTGGCACAgcatttattacaaatttgtgcTGGCAGTTCATCATTTGGCCAGACCTAGAAGtatcataaataaatatttattgttcAAATTGGACTATAATTTTCTACCTGTACTGAAGCACAAGCCATTAATTTCCTAGAAACGTTTACTTTGAATAAAGACATCATCTTGTCACTTCCAACTAGACAGACACgacatatttttttaaaatcatATTCCATTTTCACTACTTCAAAAGTGGTTTCAATTTGATGTCGTTAATTATTGCATATttgtgatatttgaaaattaaatgtttttattattgtttagaTTAACCTAAAATAATGAGATGTCATGCGAGCCCTTGTCTGTCAGTTTTGGGATAATGAAGGGTGAACAAAGGAAATAAgaatctttttcttcttcaaatatttgatcAAAATTACAATATCTTCATAACCAGTTCAAAGTATTTTAAACCAAGCTAAATTACTTCAAGAATTGTCCGTTCAACACCTATTTGTATTACTAGCGATAACCGCAACATATAcacaatttgatgtcctgattTTCCGATAGTGATTTGGAATtgtcatttcatttatttttccacTGAAATGGCACTGAATACAGCTGCTCTACATTTGTTCATAAACAATGCCTACACACCTCAGTTACCTATAAATGGGTTAAACCTTTATTGTTATTGCAGCTGCATGAATTGTATTTGCTCCACATTTGAAAGCATTTCAGAATAACACTCTTAcgataataaatatattgaaatcgaaagccaatataatatatatctaTGAACTGCCCAAACCTGAGTGCTTTCACAGTTTTTGAAAATTGGCTGCATGAGGTGTGAAGTTTCAATAGATAGATATcgattatattatgtattaGTAATTCGATTCGATCTGAtgacttttcatttttttttagtttacgACAAGAAAAATCATTATACCTTATTGCAGTCCAATGAAATTACTGCAGAAATTACCTGCTCTAGCTTTAGCTCTAATTGACATTGATACTCAATTTTGTGGAtataattatttcagaatttcagTGAAATAGAATAACgttcgaaatatttcatattattaattctgaaaCTTTCAATAAAGGACTCTGCTTTTATACCCGGATAAGTTTTTGTCGTTTTTTCTCTTAAGGATCGAACTCGGCAATTCCATTTCGGCGTTCTTTCCATAAAAGGCCAAAACAAGTTTATCTTTAAGTGTATTCGACCGTTGATGGTAAGATTCCACTTCCTGTAGAGCCAAATTTAATTATTCGTCACCCACGTATGGATAAAAAAACGACAATTTCAACTCGCTATCATTATCAATCACATGAAGTTCACGAAAGATCAAAATAATTAGTTGCGAAATATAACGTTCAGAATGattcgaaaataattgatcTTGTTCATCATGCAATATGTTGCTATCCAGAAGTATTGCCTTCCTCTTCTCAAAACTCTGTTTGACCTTTCTCACTTTCCATTATTTGCTCCAGGACCGTTGAAATGAATCATCTTGCAATAGTTGTTTATAAATAAATTCACCGAACGTACTTCTTTgttctaaatttgaatttggtGGTTACAACTATTTGAATACCGGTCGTCGAATCACGTtcgttcattttgaaaaatgcaCCAATGGCAAGTAGGCTTTCCCCGTGTGTATCTGACGGCCGTTTCTGTCAGAAGTTTATAAAAGAACTGATGGGTATCCGCTTGCAAACTATTCATCTTGCAGATTCAGTCCAATATATGGGAGATACGTTTTAAAAGTGTACCTCAAGTTATTTTTGAGTGacagtttttatttgagtttcCTTTTATTCGACCTGGTAAGTTGGAATATTCACCTATGTTTCACCTGTTCATGTAGaggttaacaatttttttttaactgaacGATTTCCAGATGTCGATGGACATTACAATCCTCAACGAAATTATTGTCAGAATGAATGTTTTCCTTTTTTCTCTTTCAATTCCAGCATGAATTATATTCGATATTCCTACACCATTATCATAAGTGTTGTCTTTTTTGAGCAACAGGTGTATAATCTATAGGTCCCCATTTGAGTATAACCGTTTCGAAAAAACTGACATAATCAGCAGTTTTTATGTTAATGTGGATGTCAATTTTGAGTTCTATATTTTGTATCGGTATTTTGAAGTTTCCACAATTATatagaaaagtttcaaattCTGGAGACGAGGTGTGGATGTTAGAGGACTCTTGGGTCAGAACcgtatttgaaataatttcaacacaGTGATTCTGGAAATCTAATTTACCTTTATAGGTACTTTGAAGTAGTCAGAAAGTGTCAGGGATTGGTAGTTTTTATTCaagcaaattttcaataatgctTTTACGGGTTTGCatgaaatcaaaaatgataattgAGATTTGCTGGATTATtttgtatattatatattttcacaGGTGAACAATCCTTAATACTCTATACAATGGCCGAAGTTATGAATGTTTCTACTCCATTAGAATGTAAGTACCTACATAAATTTCTCTTGAATTTTCCTATAAGATTATATTAATATTCGTATTTTTTTAAGTCGGTGATAAATGAGTTTTACTGAATATTTTATCGGAAGAATTTATTCCGTTAAGTTAACAACGTAGCCATTTGATAATTCTTATCGGTCAAGATACAATTTCTAAGGCAATTAATTGTCTTTATGGCAATATACCGTAATCATATCATGAAAAATTCTCTATTGTATTATGATATCTCAAGCTGAAGGGTTACTGTCCTAGCGAATAATCACTCTTTATCTAACTTGAGACGAGAAAACCATTTACGGTAGGGAAATATTCCTTTCATTAGGTTCTCAAAATATTGCAGAATTTTTCAACTTTGTCCTTAATATAGATTTCTGGTTGGCCTTATTAGCGATTTACTTGTGTGGGTTTTACTGACACCCATCTGTCTCTAGGAAGTGGTAGTTTTACATGGATACAACTCGCAATAGAATGGGCgctcatattttcaaaaatttcggtCTTATTCCTTTTTGTCCAGTGCGGTAATCATATGAACTCTCAACCTTGGTAATGAATGATCGTAAGTATAATGACTAGGTACTTAACATTCGTGAACATACTGCCCACAAGAAGTATTCTCCTGAAATTGGGTCAGATCTAAATCCgagctttattttttatttattttcatctttgatgaattttagtaaattttttttcgaagtattctATTCTAGCTGAGATATTTGTGGTTGATTGAAGATGAATTCATACTAAGTTTCATTTTGTTGAAGTATTTTCTGATGAAGGAAATTGGGAGAAACAGCAATATAATTTATTGAATGATTATctcaattcaattaaaaaaatagatTCCTAATGTTTGAAATTCGAGGAATAGATTTCTTCGAAAACTTGCATACATTTAtaacataaagaaaaaaattacattttacaAAGTGAGATCTTCTAGAATATAAAAGGAAATTATAAATTACAGTGTAAAATGTGCAGTGTTTTTATATTTCCTGTTATCCTGATGTATTGAACTGCTCCTTTTGTGAGATCGATTTCAGTCACTGGAGTTATACAAGGTCGCTTTGATCGTATACCAGAAAAAAGTGTTAAAAATTTTTAGGCGTTTTAGGCAAATGGTATTGGACAAGAgtgttatttcaaaattgaaagaatGTTACACTCTAGTTGAGCTTCAGCTTTTTTCctcatatttcataatttttgagaaataacTTCAGTATCACCATTTTTCGATTCACAATAACCCTTTCAACCAATTAATTTATATGTATTTAATAATGATGGatatttcaacataaaaaatatatgaaggGTTTCTGATATTTATACCTACCTACTTGAAAGTTTGTTTTGGTCTATACTTGACGCAAACTCATCTTGGAttgattcaaattaaaattcctACTTGAACTTGAAGGCACTTACGAATATCTTGTTTCATTATGAAATGATGAGTCGttgagaaaataatttcttcttgGAAATACAGCGGCGTATCAATTTTGTTTCCGAGCCTGCCGAAGGTAGAATTAAGGGCAAGTACTTATggaatgaattatattttagGTCTGAAAACCAGATCCCCTGTTCACCTGTATAAAGacataattatacagggtgttccaccataGACGCGGTGCTGTATAACGGTTAAGCactgatattttcaaatttttcttcgacccagtatcattaggctccataAGAGCTAGtctaattattttgaaatactcgGGGTGTACCAAAAAGTGTGAATGACAAAATGTTTTTTATGGTATACCCTGTTTTTTACTGAATTTTCTGATTACATGGAAAAAATGAACGAAGTTTTGTGTACTCAAAACTTTTCTGAGATATTTTGATTCTTCATAAATTTAAgggtctttggaaaaaccttATACCttcgaaattaattaatttttttaaataatattttgaaagtgaatacaaGAAGAACGGAGGTACGTACTGACTTTTCGATAATCATTGAGAGTTTGACTggttgttcaaaatgagacgattCATTGATAACTTCTTTAAATGGCAAatcctatattttattttttcatttggtaGATTATTTTTGGAGGATGCTAATATTTGCACATAATAACATtcattttgaacatttaatAGTGTTTTCATATcttatcaaaaatttttagggcgaaagaccattgtctcaaaccccaacatgcaaattatcagcacaaaattatggttagttttctataaacgtctaataggccatcccggtgaatcaccctgtatattattcaaGCTGAAAGGAGCATATCGAATAAAACTGGTCCAAGCGGTTACATATCAGGTCGTGAAAGACCCTCTTGCACTGTGTGTCTATGTCCTGTGTCGCCTACGTCGGTAAACGTGCTCGAACGGGTCCACATTTCTTAGGGCCCAGAGGTCCCATGCATCCGAAGCGTTCACCTCCATATATGTGTGACTAACTACCGTATTAATTCTTTTGTCTTGGGCGCTAGAGCTCTCTGGCACCAGATCGTGTCTTTGAATCTCTGAATAGGTAATGGGTGCAATCGTAGATAATGCGAAGGCGGAAACAGCCGTTTATTGCATCTATGCGATGGTCGAGGACCGTACGAAGAGGTGGGTTCTTGGGTATTTGCAGTCGAGGACCGATTTGTGGTTTTGATGTCTTTAGTCGTTACGGTTTACTTGAATTTTAAGTTGAGTATTTACTTATGTTCGTAGATTCTGGTTGGCTTCCAATTTGGGCCCTGAACTCATACTATTTACCGTCAAGGTTATCGGATCCAACACCAACAGATTTTTCAAGGACCTTTTCCACTGGGGTTAGTTTATAGCCCCTGATGGTAGACCAATTTTGTCAACTTCGGTCATATTTCTCAGTTAATCTTAAAATCGAATTCAGTATTTCTACCGAATGTGATTTTCTGCTTTGAGATCAAtcgatttcaatttcaaagcAGGGAATGGTATTCTTTTGGATTCAATTTTAAAGAAGGAAGCACCGAAGTTAAGTCAGGACTTTTTGAGCGTTCGACATTCATGCTCCAATTGAGCCTTTGTCTTGTCTTCTTCTTCCAATTCCTATCCATTCCGGTTTTTGGCATCTTATCGTCTAACGAATAGGCAATAGCAGGTttctgtaactgtaagagcagctctgcaAAATTTGCCTTTCAAcaaaaaatccttggctattTTGTCCGagtttggaaggatatatctgaAACTACATGCATGCTAGTTTTACTTTGTTGAcaagggattcatcaagccaagtagcttgacattttaaccaactacttgacttgaaaatcaagctcgtgaaaaattacatacttgagcttgtcttgattttagatatttattgcttgacttgatatcaagctacttgatattatatGAGCTTGATGTGCACGCGTTGCACTGCATATATTTTTGTGATCTTGTGCGCGCTTAGACCTCGAGTGCTGAGAGACTGAAGTAtacgccagtgtgactttattagtagttttctcacatttctatgaaatctattggtagtttCTGCTATTTCTGCTATTGCCTAttggttaggcgacaaatctataagatgcctcgaCTTGTGCTTGACTTGAAACCAAGTCAAGCGATCTGGTTTAATCTGGTGACCAGCCCGCCCACCTGAT includes:
- the LOC123679353 gene encoding zinc finger protein 79-like, with amino-acid sequence MEYDFKKICRVCLVGSDKMMSLFKVNVSRKLMACASVQVWPNDELPAQICNKCCAKLHVAFQFKKLCEKSDSKLRTYVAQTEQLKSKEKQIHSEDLNQHSVAINNQDVLNKQLEELNKHQNIHEDQLQQNSIDNMQTQSDCRYVECNSDIVDAYIQDSSYIQNGQPIQQGNLVPINNYNPPNSTIHVPLQISNYNISNVIYSTSYPITLQPLQPALMHNQMISSVPIQQIQSQTPQNIQQMPEQITSVSKEITTENNPIEENSDKMKNSKKPPVNPNQCPVCFKIFLNSTKKNRHMKIHSKTDMPYKCTVCTKEFMHGGNYKIHMRMHNNDRPFKCTICPKGFVQAQDLEKHMRTHTGERPHKCPMCWKAFSAGSNLIAHIRTHTGERPYVCSVCSKAFCQSNELTKHMRTHTGEKSHRCDICNKGFNGSSTLIVHKRSHTGEKPFVCKICSKSFSQSSCLTTHMKRYGESKYTCDLCNVSFHSEKVLQEHVKTDEHLAKLFKCPTCDKYVGSTQSEFDKHIISEHIDALTINSS